One region of Bradyrhizobium betae genomic DNA includes:
- a CDS encoding glycosyltransferase, producing MTLILSLVIMPLLSVVVPTLDRPDTLRHALATMACQPIDADCEFIVQNNGGNPEIAEMVAGLRDARFKHFASDTVLTMTDNWERALGHAAGEYVTFIGDDDGLMPYACTTATDILAGGAIDLLSWRAYSYHWPNYYHPAFRNRLLAEIDLTSSAKRVSSRRELARIFAFQAHYAYLPMIYNSFVRRSVIERMRAIGGRYFIGLSPDVASGIANAALTDSFVRLSRPLGMSGISRHSTGHALFFETMDLLETARGERDFGAIDGDPRLPDLNALQLFIARDMLTLKRLLLADDDGVRLDYRGLAQALAIGINDRPQLYDRTARTIGELARAHGFDVADIIIPARGAERPPPGRGVRVTGPNRVAYELDGSVLGLASIADAVRVIAQFVPDQEPFDPAALEASESTPILGARELEFTRDGTGVAALIEGWSEPEQWGTWSIARNCVLRFEVRSVPSRPIEIVLACRAFVSEKNPQLRVDCRVGGGVPQPLTFSTAAFAGLRRLRLDPAAIGADGTLTISLALSDPRSPADLALSSDVRPLGIGLERIWLDDGVPASRLRRSAPDQ from the coding sequence GTGACGCTCATTCTCTCATTGGTGATCATGCCGCTGCTCTCCGTCGTGGTGCCGACTCTCGATCGTCCCGACACGCTTCGTCACGCGCTGGCGACCATGGCGTGCCAGCCCATCGACGCGGATTGTGAGTTCATCGTCCAGAACAACGGCGGAAATCCCGAGATTGCGGAGATGGTCGCGGGCCTGAGGGACGCGCGCTTCAAGCACTTCGCCAGCGACACCGTACTCACGATGACAGACAATTGGGAGCGCGCGCTCGGCCATGCCGCGGGCGAATACGTCACCTTCATCGGCGACGATGACGGGCTGATGCCCTACGCCTGCACCACCGCGACGGACATTCTCGCGGGCGGCGCAATCGATCTGTTGAGCTGGCGTGCCTATAGCTATCACTGGCCGAATTATTACCATCCGGCTTTCCGCAACCGGCTGTTGGCGGAGATCGACCTCACCTCGTCTGCCAAACGTGTCTCGTCACGCCGCGAACTGGCGCGCATCTTCGCCTTTCAGGCGCACTATGCGTATCTGCCGATGATCTACAATTCGTTCGTCCGCCGCAGCGTCATCGAGCGAATGCGCGCGATCGGTGGCCGGTATTTCATCGGTCTGTCGCCGGACGTCGCCTCGGGCATCGCCAACGCAGCGCTGACCGACAGCTTTGTCCGCCTGTCGCGCCCGCTAGGCATGTCCGGTATTTCGAGGCACAGCACCGGCCATGCATTGTTCTTCGAGACGATGGATCTGCTCGAGACCGCGCGCGGTGAACGCGATTTCGGAGCCATCGACGGCGATCCCCGGCTTCCCGATCTCAACGCGCTCCAGCTCTTCATCGCCAGGGACATGCTCACCCTCAAACGTCTGCTGCTGGCGGATGACGATGGCGTGCGGCTCGATTACAGGGGGCTGGCACAGGCGCTTGCGATCGGCATCAACGATCGGCCGCAGCTCTATGATCGAACCGCGCGCACGATCGGCGAGCTCGCTCGTGCGCATGGCTTCGACGTCGCCGATATCATCATCCCTGCGCGCGGCGCGGAGCGCCCGCCGCCTGGCCGGGGCGTCCGCGTAACCGGGCCGAACCGTGTGGCTTATGAGCTGGACGGGTCTGTGCTTGGGCTGGCTTCGATCGCGGATGCGGTGCGCGTGATCGCGCAGTTCGTTCCGGATCAGGAGCCGTTCGATCCGGCCGCTCTCGAGGCTTCCGAATCCACGCCGATCCTGGGCGCGAGAGAGCTCGAATTCACGCGTGACGGGACCGGCGTCGCCGCGCTGATCGAGGGTTGGAGCGAGCCGGAGCAATGGGGCACCTGGTCAATCGCCAGGAATTGCGTGCTCCGCTTCGAGGTCCGTTCCGTCCCGTCACGTCCGATCGAGATTGTCCTGGCGTGTCGGGCGTTCGTGTCCGAGAAGAATCCGCAATTGCGGGTCGACTGCCGCGTCGGCGGCGGAGTGCCGCAGCCGCTGACATTCTCGACAGCCGCGTTCGCCGGATTGCGCAGGTTGAGGCTCGATCCGGCTGCCATCGGCGCCGACGGGACGCTGACCATCAGTCTGGCGCTCTCCGATCCTCGCTCGCCTGCCGATCTGGCTTTGAGCTCCGACGTGCGCCCGCTCGGCATCGGCCTTGAGCGGATCTGGCTCGACGATGGCGTCCCTGCCTCACGACTTCGCCGATCTGCGCCCGATCAGTAG
- a CDS encoding acetate--CoA ligase family protein codes for MEAQAPASVSPRPWSPSPNASDIVKGIHAMLHPHNIVLVGATDKPGNYAERIWNNLVKYGYEGGLYPVNAKRETIWGVPCFKDFASLPEKPDHVLVLVPARFAVQVIRDAAAAGARSATIVTSGFSELQDEESQKLAAELQAAVRETGLAVTGPNCLGNLSAGEKLFTNIDDRIVTMAQGAVAIAGQSGAIVMAIRQALEDRGVGVGYMVTTGNEAGLETPDLMRYFAEDPSIRVIVVYLEGVRNTKAFRDACKAARAASKPVIALKLGSSEGGRAAAMAHTGALAGSIETFDAIATREGVIRVSGLDELIETTECFVHATVPKGGRLAAVTLSGGKRGMLIDAFHAEGLNFAPLSPHVSSELAKMLGPGSIVGNPLDAGFAAVVDPSVYMKSIELMIDDPEIDIVIIDAELPKAPHELRERNLRIVDGMASRASKPVIYISAMSIGFTEFTKGLRKSLPHLAVMQGMDRAVKAIKSLLDYAKLRKEVPDIVSSSRPAARAVLERALKSASGAALDEVASKKLLKAYGIPISKEAIAQTAAEAVKIAKQIGFPVVAKLVSAEILHKSDIGGVVLNLNSAAEVKRAFTDITARVNRLKGKPKLDGILIAQQVKADLELVVGASLDAEMGPVVLFGTGGIDIELMKDVALAGAPLDEAEARLLIGRTKAGIKMRGYRGKPALHEASAVKALVGLSNLIADAGDRIASIDINPFLINARTGVAVDALIVLNNAAATRAVEH; via the coding sequence ATGGAAGCCCAAGCGCCTGCGTCCGTCTCTCCCCGTCCATGGTCTCCCTCGCCAAACGCCAGCGACATCGTCAAAGGCATCCACGCCATGCTGCACCCGCACAACATCGTGCTGGTGGGGGCGACCGACAAGCCCGGCAACTACGCCGAGCGCATCTGGAACAATCTGGTCAAGTACGGCTACGAGGGCGGGCTCTATCCGGTCAACGCCAAGCGGGAGACCATCTGGGGGGTGCCCTGCTTCAAGGACTTTGCGAGCCTCCCGGAAAAGCCCGACCACGTGCTGGTGCTGGTGCCGGCGCGCTTTGCGGTGCAGGTGATCCGGGATGCTGCGGCGGCCGGCGCGCGTTCGGCCACCATCGTCACCTCGGGCTTCAGCGAGCTGCAGGATGAGGAGAGCCAGAAGCTCGCTGCCGAACTGCAAGCCGCGGTGCGCGAGACGGGCCTCGCGGTTACCGGCCCGAACTGCCTCGGCAATCTGAGCGCGGGCGAAAAGCTCTTCACAAATATCGACGACCGCATCGTCACCATGGCGCAGGGCGCGGTGGCGATCGCCGGGCAGTCCGGCGCGATCGTCATGGCGATCCGCCAGGCGCTGGAGGATCGCGGCGTCGGCGTCGGCTACATGGTGACGACCGGCAACGAGGCCGGGCTCGAGACGCCGGACCTGATGCGCTATTTCGCCGAAGACCCGAGCATCAGGGTGATCGTGGTCTATCTCGAAGGCGTGCGCAATACCAAGGCCTTTCGCGACGCCTGCAAGGCGGCCCGCGCCGCGAGCAAACCCGTGATCGCGCTCAAGCTCGGATCGTCGGAAGGCGGCCGTGCCGCCGCAATGGCCCATACCGGCGCGCTTGCGGGCTCGATCGAGACATTCGACGCCATCGCAACGAGGGAAGGTGTGATCCGCGTGAGCGGACTCGACGAGTTGATCGAGACCACCGAATGCTTCGTCCACGCAACGGTGCCCAAGGGCGGCCGGCTTGCCGCGGTCACGCTGTCCGGCGGCAAGCGCGGCATGCTGATCGACGCTTTCCATGCAGAGGGCTTGAACTTTGCGCCGCTGAGCCCGCATGTCAGCTCGGAACTGGCAAAGATGCTCGGGCCGGGCTCCATCGTCGGCAACCCGCTCGACGCCGGTTTCGCCGCGGTGGTGGATCCCTCCGTCTACATGAAATCGATCGAGCTGATGATCGACGATCCCGAGATCGACATCGTCATCATCGACGCGGAGCTGCCGAAGGCGCCGCACGAGCTGCGTGAGCGCAATCTGCGCATCGTCGACGGGATGGCCAGCCGGGCCTCGAAACCCGTGATCTACATCAGCGCGATGTCGATCGGTTTCACTGAATTCACCAAGGGTCTACGCAAATCCCTGCCTCATCTCGCCGTCATGCAGGGCATGGACCGCGCCGTGAAAGCGATCAAGTCACTGCTCGACTATGCGAAGCTGCGCAAGGAGGTGCCCGACATCGTCTCGAGTTCCAGGCCTGCCGCACGGGCCGTGCTGGAGAGGGCGCTGAAATCGGCCAGCGGCGCAGCGCTCGACGAGGTCGCCTCGAAGAAGCTGCTGAAGGCCTATGGCATTCCGATCTCGAAGGAAGCGATCGCGCAGACGGCGGCGGAGGCCGTGAAGATCGCCAAGCAGATCGGCTTTCCGGTCGTGGCAAAGCTCGTCAGCGCCGAGATCCTGCACAAATCCGATATCGGCGGCGTGGTGCTGAACCTCAACAGCGCGGCCGAGGTGAAGAGGGCATTCACCGACATCACCGCGCGGGTGAACCGATTGAAGGGCAAGCCGAAGCTCGACGGCATCCTGATCGCGCAGCAGGTCAAGGCCGATCTCGAACTGGTGGTCGGCGCCTCGCTCGACGCCGAGATGGGACCGGTGGTGCTGTTCGGCACCGGCGGCATCGACATCGAGCTGATGAAGGACGTCGCGCTCGCCGGCGCACCGCTGGACGAGGCCGAGGCACGACTCCTGATCGGCCGCACCAAGGCCGGCATCAAGATGCGTGGCTATCGGGGCAAGCCGGCCTTGCACGAGGCCTCGGCGGTCAAGGCGCTGGTCGGCCTGTCCAACCTGATTGCCGATGCCGGCGACCGGATCGCCTCGATCGACATCAACCCGTTCCTGATCAATGCCAGAACGGGCGTCGCGGTCGATGCCCTGATCGTGCTGAACAACGCTGCAGCAACACGCGCGGTTGAGCACTGA
- a CDS encoding MlaD family protein — MARASNLVIGTATLTVIAVAFGGLLGVQKWRAAQSRSQLRVVFEGGSASGLRRGGPVNFDGVLAGQILSIKLDNPRKVVALVMLDNSAPIRKDTVAGIEFQGLTGVAAVSLIGGAPSAPPVPLDSDGIPVLTADLSDVESIVDTLHSVDRTIVSNAPAIKDGLRTFEGYTADLRSKGGEIDSVMAKVDSAFAGFDKAVTKIESVMPGFADGKADELFEKIKGLHELADTMKKKSASFLEDTRRSLLDVSEAANKMSGTPSPAAAPRPPRKPPQKKQ; from the coding sequence ATGGCACGCGCGAGCAATCTTGTGATCGGAACGGCGACGCTGACGGTGATTGCCGTGGCGTTCGGCGGCCTGCTCGGCGTGCAGAAATGGCGTGCCGCCCAGAGCCGCAGCCAGTTGCGCGTGGTGTTCGAAGGCGGTTCCGCCAGCGGCCTGCGCCGCGGCGGTCCGGTCAATTTCGACGGCGTGCTTGCGGGCCAGATCCTGTCGATCAAGCTGGACAATCCCCGCAAGGTCGTGGCGCTGGTGATGCTCGACAACTCCGCGCCGATCCGCAAGGACACCGTGGCCGGCATCGAGTTCCAGGGGCTCACCGGCGTCGCCGCGGTCTCCTTGATCGGCGGAGCGCCTTCCGCGCCGCCGGTGCCGCTGGATTCGGACGGCATTCCCGTGCTCACCGCCGATCTCAGCGACGTCGAATCCATCGTCGACACCCTGCACAGTGTCGACCGTACCATCGTCAGCAACGCACCTGCGATCAAGGACGGCTTGCGCACGTTCGAGGGCTACACCGCCGATCTCAGGAGCAAGGGCGGCGAGATCGATTCCGTCATGGCCAAGGTCGACAGCGCTTTCGCGGGATTCGACAAGGCGGTCACCAAGATCGAGAGCGTGATGCCCGGCTTCGCCGACGGCAAGGCCGACGAGCTGTTCGAGAAGATCAAGGGGCTGCACGAGCTTGCCGACACCATGAAGAAGAAATCGGCGAGCTTCCTCGAGGACACCCGCCGCTCGCTGCTCGATGTCAGCGAGGCCGCCAACAAGATGAGCGGGACGCCCTCGCCCGCCGCCGCTCCGCGGCCACCGCGCAAGCCTCCGCAAAAGAAGCAGTAA
- a CDS encoding flavin-containing monooxygenase gives MNVAVRSHATAKQASEHFDVLIVGAGISGIGSAYHIEKQLPGTSYVILETQATFGGTWSTHRYPGIRSDSDLHTFGYSFKPWVGPPIATAEEILAYMNEVIDDNDIGRHIRYKHKINSASWSTEQNLWTIEAVTTDTGEAKTFTANFLWMCQGYYRHSEGYTPEWKGADRFKGRIVHPQTWPDDIDLAGKKVVVIGSGATAATLVPNIADKCEHVTMLQRSPTYFRLGRNAIEIAEELRRLQVDEAWIHEIVRRKILFEQDAFTKLCISKPEQVKKELIGQISAVLGPDYDVETHFTPTYRPWRQRIAFVPDADLFKGIASGKASVVTDEIECFVENGIELKSGKLLEADVIVTATGFNLSALGDIAFEIDGKPLAFGDTVTYRGMMFTGVPNLVWVFGYFRASWTLRVDLVADFVCRLLGHMKAKGAKKVEVKLRAEDHNMPILPWIDPENFNPGYIMRDMNLLPKRGDKPEWQHSQDYWTEKDEIPKTDLDDKAFVYG, from the coding sequence ATGAATGTCGCTGTTCGCAGTCACGCCACGGCCAAGCAGGCTTCTGAACATTTCGATGTGCTGATCGTCGGTGCCGGCATCTCCGGAATAGGCAGTGCCTATCACATCGAAAAGCAGCTTCCGGGCACGAGTTACGTCATCCTGGAAACGCAGGCGACGTTCGGCGGCACCTGGAGCACGCATCGCTATCCCGGCATCCGCTCGGACAGCGACCTCCACACCTTCGGCTACAGCTTCAAGCCCTGGGTGGGGCCGCCGATCGCAACCGCCGAGGAAATCCTCGCCTACATGAACGAGGTGATCGACGACAACGATATCGGCCGGCACATCCGCTACAAGCACAAGATCAATTCCGCGAGCTGGTCGACCGAGCAGAATCTCTGGACCATCGAGGCGGTAACGACCGATACCGGTGAAGCAAAGACCTTCACCGCGAATTTCCTCTGGATGTGCCAGGGCTATTATCGCCATTCCGAAGGCTATACGCCCGAGTGGAAGGGCGCCGATCGCTTCAAGGGCCGCATCGTCCATCCGCAGACCTGGCCTGACGATATCGATCTCGCCGGCAAGAAGGTGGTCGTGATCGGCTCGGGCGCGACGGCGGCGACGCTGGTGCCGAACATCGCGGACAAATGCGAGCATGTCACCATGCTGCAGCGTTCGCCGACCTATTTCCGTCTCGGCCGTAACGCCATCGAGATCGCGGAGGAGCTGCGCAGGCTCCAGGTCGACGAGGCCTGGATCCACGAGATCGTCCGTCGCAAGATATTGTTCGAGCAGGATGCGTTCACGAAGCTCTGCATCTCCAAGCCAGAGCAAGTGAAGAAAGAGCTGATCGGCCAGATCAGCGCGGTGCTCGGCCCGGACTACGACGTCGAGACGCATTTCACGCCGACCTACCGGCCGTGGCGGCAGCGCATCGCCTTCGTGCCGGATGCCGATCTGTTCAAGGGCATCGCCAGCGGCAAGGCTTCCGTCGTCACCGACGAAATCGAATGCTTCGTCGAAAACGGTATCGAGCTGAAGTCCGGCAAGCTGCTCGAGGCCGATGTCATCGTCACCGCGACCGGCTTCAATCTCTCGGCCCTCGGCGACATCGCCTTCGAGATCGACGGCAAGCCGCTCGCCTTCGGCGACACCGTCACCTATCGCGGCATGATGTTCACGGGCGTGCCGAACCTGGTCTGGGTGTTCGGATATTTTCGTGCCAGCTGGACGCTGCGTGTCGATCTCGTCGCGGATTTCGTCTGCCGTCTGCTCGGTCACATGAAGGCCAAAGGCGCGAAGAAGGTCGAGGTCAAGCTCCGCGCCGAAGACCACAACATGCCGATCCTGCCCTGGATCGATCCGGAGAACTTCAACCCGGGCTACATCATGCGCGACATGAACCTGCTGCCCAAGCGCGGCGACAAGCCGGAATGGCAGCACAGCCAGGATTACTGGACCGAAAAGGACGAGATCCCGAAGACGGATCTGGATGACAAGGCGTTCGTGTACGGGTGA
- a CDS encoding S1 family peptidase, translating into MKKPATLVIAALLLATPAFAIVGGGTPQTDGVARAIVTIVGSRGNFCTGSLIAPKLVLTVAHCVQPGADYKIVDRGADGVPQLLNVRTVAIHPSFNMQAMQAHRATADVALLQLDIPLKGKSTVAVGAPNIPIQVGSRFVIAGIGVTVRGDGKSGGTTRVAGLVATGQPGTLQIRLVDPVTSGVRDGIGACTGDSGGPVFEDKANGPVLVGVISWSTGPNGAAGCGGLTGVTPLTLYRDWILQTARGWGAAL; encoded by the coding sequence ATGAAGAAGCCTGCAACTCTCGTCATTGCTGCGTTGCTGCTCGCCACGCCCGCTTTCGCCATTGTCGGTGGCGGTACGCCGCAGACCGATGGCGTCGCGCGCGCTATCGTCACCATCGTCGGCTCGCGCGGTAATTTCTGCACCGGCAGCCTGATCGCACCGAAGCTGGTGCTCACGGTCGCTCACTGCGTGCAGCCTGGCGCGGACTACAAGATCGTCGATCGTGGCGCCGACGGTGTGCCGCAATTGCTGAACGTTCGCACTGTCGCGATCCATCCGAGCTTCAACATGCAGGCGATGCAGGCCCATCGCGCCACTGCCGATGTGGCACTGCTGCAGCTCGATATTCCACTCAAGGGAAAATCGACGGTCGCGGTCGGTGCGCCGAATATTCCAATCCAGGTCGGTAGCCGTTTCGTCATCGCCGGTATTGGCGTCACTGTGCGCGGCGACGGCAAGAGCGGCGGCACGACGCGCGTTGCCGGCCTTGTTGCCACGGGGCAGCCGGGCACGCTGCAAATTCGCCTGGTCGATCCCGTAACCAGCGGTGTTCGCGACGGAATTGGCGCCTGTACCGGCGATTCCGGCGGCCCCGTGTTCGAGGACAAGGCGAACGGCCCCGTGCTCGTCGGCGTCATCAGCTGGTCCACGGGACCGAACGGTGCCGCCGGCTGCGGCGGATTGACCGGTGTCACGCCTCTCACGCTCTATCGCGACTGGATCTTGCAGACCGCGCGGGGCTGGGGTGCGGCGCTGTGA
- a CDS encoding HAD-IA family hydrolase: MAIEAVIFDFGGVLTSSPFEAFARFEAERGLPIDIIRRTNAANHLENAWAKFERAEVDIDTFDHLFAEESRALGAEVRGRDVLPLLQGDLRPAMVEALKRIKAQFRTGCITNNLPANAIGSMTGRSLYVAEVMVLFDHVIESAKIGLRKPDPRIYQLMVETLKVDPKACVYLDDLGVNLKPAREMGMTTIKVTSGAQAIAELEAATGLKLG; the protein is encoded by the coding sequence GTGGCGATCGAGGCTGTGATCTTTGATTTTGGCGGCGTGCTGACGAGCTCGCCGTTCGAGGCATTTGCGCGATTCGAAGCGGAGCGCGGCCTGCCCATCGACATCATCCGGCGCACCAATGCCGCCAATCATCTGGAAAACGCCTGGGCGAAATTCGAGCGGGCCGAGGTCGATATCGACACCTTCGATCATTTGTTCGCGGAGGAGTCACGCGCACTCGGCGCAGAGGTGCGCGGCCGCGACGTGCTGCCGCTGCTCCAGGGCGATCTGCGCCCCGCGATGGTCGAAGCGCTGAAGCGCATAAAGGCGCAATTCAGGACCGGCTGCATCACCAACAATCTGCCGGCCAACGCGATCGGCAGCATGACAGGTCGCTCGCTCTACGTCGCCGAGGTGATGGTGCTGTTCGACCACGTCATCGAATCCGCCAAGATCGGCCTGCGCAAGCCTGATCCGCGCATTTACCAGCTGATGGTCGAGACGCTGAAGGTCGATCCGAAGGCTTGCGTCTATCTCGACGACCTCGGCGTCAACCTGAAGCCCGCGCGCGAGATGGGCATGACTACGATCAAGGTCACGAGCGGCGCCCAGGCCATCGCCGAGCTCGAGGCGGCGACAGGGCTGAAACTGGGGTAA
- the mtnA gene encoding S-methyl-5-thioribose-1-phosphate isomerase, translating into MKVDGKHFRSIWRERDGWSIGAIDQRKLPHEFVVARLTSCEDAAVAIRDMLVRGAPLIGATAAYGMALAMREDASDAGLKRAYDALVVARPTAINLKWALDEMRATLTPIDPLERAEAAYVRADEIAEQDVAINRGIADNGLKLIEAIAAKKPGEAVNLLTHCNAGWLATVDWGTATAPIYLAHERGIKVHVWVDETRPRNQGASLTAWELGHHGVPHTVIPDNTGGHLMQHGMVDLAIVGTDRVAANGDVCNKIGTYLKALAAYDNGVPFYVALPSPTIDFAVDDGIRDIPIEQRSGVEVTDMTGRAADGRLETVRIVPEGSPVANYAFDVTPARLVTGLITERGVLKPDRASLAAAFPERIAVKEA; encoded by the coding sequence ATGAAGGTCGACGGCAAGCATTTCCGCAGCATCTGGCGCGAGCGTGACGGCTGGTCGATCGGCGCGATCGACCAGCGCAAGCTGCCTCACGAGTTCGTCGTCGCGCGCCTGACCTCCTGCGAGGACGCAGCGGTCGCGATCCGCGACATGCTGGTGCGCGGTGCGCCGCTGATCGGCGCCACCGCCGCTTACGGCATGGCCCTCGCGATGCGTGAGGATGCCTCGGATGCGGGTTTGAAGCGCGCCTACGACGCGCTTGTCGTGGCGCGACCGACCGCGATCAATCTGAAATGGGCGCTCGACGAAATGCGTGCGACGCTCACGCCGATTGACCCTCTGGAAAGGGCAGAGGCCGCCTATGTGCGCGCCGACGAGATCGCGGAACAGGATGTGGCGATCAACCGCGGCATCGCCGACAATGGCCTGAAGCTGATCGAGGCGATCGCAGCGAAGAAGCCGGGCGAGGCCGTCAATTTGCTGACCCATTGCAACGCCGGCTGGCTCGCCACCGTCGACTGGGGCACCGCGACGGCGCCGATCTATCTGGCGCATGAGCGCGGTATCAAGGTCCATGTCTGGGTCGACGAGACCCGCCCGCGCAACCAGGGCGCCTCGCTCACTGCCTGGGAGCTCGGCCATCACGGCGTGCCGCATACCGTGATCCCCGACAACACCGGCGGGCACTTGATGCAGCACGGTATGGTCGATCTTGCCATCGTCGGCACCGACCGTGTCGCGGCCAATGGCGACGTCTGCAACAAGATCGGCACCTATTTGAAGGCGCTTGCCGCGTACGACAATGGCGTTCCGTTCTACGTCGCGCTGCCGTCGCCGACGATCGACTTCGCCGTCGATGACGGCATTCGCGACATTCCGATCGAGCAGCGCAGCGGAGTGGAAGTGACCGACATGACCGGCCGTGCCGCCGATGGACGGCTCGAGACGGTCAGGATCGTGCCGGAAGGTTCGCCGGTCGCGAACTACGCCTTCGACGTGACCCCGGCGCGGCTCGTTACCGGCCTCATCACCGAACGCGGCGTGCTGAAGCCGGATCGTGCTTCGCTGGCGGCCGCCTTTCCGGAGCGGATCGCGGTGAAAGAAGCGTAG
- a CDS encoding S-methyl-5'-thioadenosine phosphorylase — protein MTQAVLGIIGGSGIYDLPGLEDAHEEVIKSPWGEPSAPLRRGSIAGLPIVFLPRHDKGHRLSPSDINYRANIDVLKRAGVTDLISLSACGSFKEEMPPGTFVLVDQFVDRTHKRESSFFGRGCVAHVSMAHPVSPRLRIHLAAAAEAEGIAIARGGTYVCMEGPQFSTYAESMTYKTLGYSVVGMTNMPEAKLAREAEICYATVAMVTDFDCWHPDHDAVTVQDIIRVLTTNADKAKALVARLAKEFPREHEPCPIGSDRALDTALITAPEARDPELLKKLDAVAGRILRG, from the coding sequence ATGACGCAGGCGGTATTGGGCATCATCGGCGGCTCCGGCATCTATGATCTGCCGGGTCTCGAGGACGCGCACGAAGAGGTGATCAAAAGCCCCTGGGGTGAGCCGTCGGCGCCCCTGCGCCGCGGATCCATCGCCGGCCTGCCGATCGTGTTCCTGCCGCGGCATGACAAGGGCCACCGGCTGTCGCCCTCCGACATCAACTATCGCGCCAATATCGATGTCCTGAAGCGTGCCGGCGTGACCGACCTGATCTCGCTGTCGGCCTGTGGTTCGTTCAAGGAGGAGATGCCGCCGGGCACTTTCGTTCTCGTCGATCAGTTCGTCGACCGCACCCACAAGCGCGAAAGCTCGTTCTTCGGCCGGGGCTGCGTCGCGCATGTGTCCATGGCGCATCCCGTCTCGCCGCGGCTGCGCATCCATCTCGCGGCGGCCGCCGAAGCCGAAGGCATCGCGATCGCGCGCGGCGGCACCTATGTCTGCATGGAGGGGCCGCAATTCTCCACCTACGCGGAGAGCATGACCTACAAAACGCTGGGCTATTCCGTGGTCGGCATGACCAACATGCCCGAGGCCAAACTCGCCCGCGAAGCAGAGATTTGCTACGCGACCGTCGCGATGGTGACGGATTTCGATTGCTGGCATCCCGATCACGACGCCGTCACCGTGCAGGACATCATCCGTGTGCTGACCACAAACGCCGACAAGGCGAAGGCGTTGGTGGCGCGGCTGGCAAAGGAGTTCCCGCGCGAGCACGAGCCGTGCCCGATTGGCTCGGACCGCGCGCTCGACACCGCACTGATCACGGCGCCCGAGGCGCGTGATCCCGAGCTTCTGAAGAAGCTCGATGCGGTGGCGGGGCGCATCCTGCGCGGTTGA
- a CDS encoding phosphopantetheine-binding protein, whose protein sequence is MQAFDTDVRNRIIKLVKGILEQNSLTADVTPSAKLVDAGLTSMDMVNLMLGVEAEFDFTIPQSEITPENFQSVETLERMVATQLQPATAA, encoded by the coding sequence ATGCAGGCCTTCGATACCGACGTGCGTAATCGCATCATCAAGCTGGTGAAGGGCATCCTCGAGCAGAATTCGCTCACCGCAGATGTCACGCCTTCGGCAAAGCTCGTCGACGCGGGCCTGACCTCGATGGACATGGTCAATCTGATGCTGGGCGTCGAAGCCGAGTTCGACTTCACCATTCCGCAGTCCGAGATCACGCCGGAGAATTTCCAATCCGTGGAGACGCTGGAGCGCATGGTCGCCACCCAGCTGCAGCCGGCGACCGCGGCCTAG